In Cicer arietinum cultivar CDC Frontier isolate Library 1 chromosome 7, Cicar.CDCFrontier_v2.0, whole genome shotgun sequence, a single window of DNA contains:
- the LOC101497575 gene encoding cysteine-rich receptor-like protein kinase 10 isoform X2, whose amino-acid sequence MIVYYSMERTKLNLISIIFCFLLFLSFKQLITKAQSPTYVGDDCNYTKPKPLTNAYQTNLNSILLNLSNDAATSKGYNYTSIGDNNTTKVYGLYDCRSDVVGFFCQFCVAAATREVLQRCPNRASATIFFTICILRYSNENFFGKVITYPAWNHLGDKNVSSVVEIQKGEDFMKGLIRKATNQTNQLFYMDGFNLSSTQRRYGLVQCTRDLTNEGCGQCLETLLSKIPKCCEHKLGWQVGCVSCLIRYDENMFYLHNQSPSPSVQADPQTGWLTPAYEEILNADLPTIPLITIQHCTGNFSETSKLGEGGFGSVYKGILPDGREIAVKRLSSSSGQGSEEFKNEVMFIAKLQHRNLVRLLACCLEGNEKLLVYEFMPNASLDFHLFDDEKRKKLDWKLSLSIINGIAKGLLYLHEDSRLRVIHRDLKASNVLLDHEMNPKISDFGLARAFDIGQIQANTRRIMGTYGYMAPEYTMEGVFSVKSDVFSFGVLVLEIISGKKNNGFYLSEGHGQSLLLYTWKKWCEGNCLELMDSVLEKSCIHNEVVRCINIGLLCVQEDAADRPTMSNVVVMLASDTMTLPKPKHPAFSIGRMTNEDASTSKSFKDPSNNDVTISNILPR is encoded by the exons ATGATAGTATACTACTCCATGGaaagaacaaaattaaatttaatatcaataattttttgtttcctACTTTTTCTAAGCTTCAAACAACTCATTACAAAAGCTCAATCACCTACTTATGTTGGAGATGATTGTAATTACACAAAACCAAAACCTCTAACCAATGCATACCAAACAAATCTCAACAGCATCCTCTTAAATCTATCCAATGATGCAGCAACAAGCAAAGGCTATAACTACACAAGCATAGGAGACAACAACACAACCAAAGTGTACGGCCTCTATGATTGTCGTAGTGATGTTGTTGGATTCTTTTGTCAATTTTGTGTTGCTGCTGCTACAAGAGAAGTTCTTCAGCGTTGTCCTAATAGAGCCTCTGCTACTATATTTTTTACCATTTGCATTTTAAGGTACTCAAATGAGAATTTCTTTGGGAAAGTTATTACATACCCTGCATGGAATCATTTAGGAGACAAAAATGTCTCTAGTGTAGTAGAGATTCAGAAAGGTGAGGATTTCATGAAAGGTTTAATTAGAAAAGCAACTAATCAGACCAACCAATTGTTCTACATGGATGGTTTCAATTTGAGTTCTACTCAGAGAAG GTATGGTCTGGTTCAATGCACTAGAGATCTTACAAATGAAGGGTGTGGACAGTGTTTAGAGACTCTGTTATCAAAAATTCCTAAATGTTGTGAGCATAAGTTGGGATGGCAGGTTGGATGTGTTAGCTGTTTGATAAGGTATGATGAGAATATGTTCTATCTCCACAATCAATCACCTTCACCTTCAGTACAAGCTGATCCACAAACAG GTTGGCTGACACCTGCATATGAGGAAATACTGAATGCAGACCTGCCAACAATTCCATTGATCACAATTCAACATTGTACTGGTAACTTTTCAGAAACATCTAAATTAGGGGAAGGTGGATTTGGCTCTGTTTACAAG GGAATTTTGCCAGATGGAAGAGAAATAGCAGTCAAAAGACTGTCAAGTAGTTCTGGTCAAGGATCAGAGGAGTTCAAGAATGAAGTAATGTTTATAGCTAAATTGCAACATCGAAACCTTGTAAGACTTTTGGCATGCTGCTTGGAAGGAAATGAAAAGCTACTTGTATATGAGTTTATGCCCAATGCAAGTCTAGACTTTCACCTATTTG ATgatgaaaaaagaaagaaacttGATTGGAAACTAAGTTTGAGCATTATCAATGGAATAGCAAAAGGTCTTCTATACCTCCATGAGGATTCTCGACTAAGGGTAATTCATAGAGATCTCAAAGCTAGCAATGTTCTATTAGATCATGAAATGAATCCCAAAATATCAGATTTTGGATTGGCAAGGGCATTTGATATAGGCCAAATccaagcaaatacaagaagaATAATGGGCACTTA TGGATACATGGCACCAGAATACACAATGGAAGGAGTATTTTCTGTAAAATCTGATGTATTCAGCTTTGGAGTACTAGTTTTGGAAATCATTAGTGGAAAAAAGAATAATGGATTCTATCTGTCAGAAGGACATGGTCAAAGTCTTCTTTTATAT ACATGGAAAAAATGGTGCGAAGGTAATTGTTTGGAATTGATGGATTCAGTACTTGAAAAATCCTGCATACACAATGAAGTTGTGAGGTGCATAAACATTGGTCTATTGTGTGTTCAAGAAGATGCAGCAGATAGACCAACCATGTCAAATGTTGTTGTAATGTTGGCTAGTGACACAATGACCCTTCCAAAACCCAAACACCCTGCATTTTCAATTGGAAGAATGACCAATGAGGATGCATCTACCTCAAAAAGTTTCAAGGATCCTTCCAATAATGATGTAACAATCTCAAACATATTACCCCGATAG